One Cytophagia bacterium CHB2 genomic region harbors:
- the hflK gene encoding FtsH protease activity modulator HflK, whose translation MSGNILELPSFDRRWLRWVALGVVAGWLLLTSFYTVDADEVGVIQRFGKYVSTVNPGLHMKIPFGIETVKKVKVQRVLKEEFGFRTTGTGVRSEFTTANLNSEALMLTGDLSCALVEWIVQYRIKDPRAYLFHVRDITGTIRDLTESAMRQAVGDHSVDEVIITNRQEISREVHDLLQHMLDTVEAGVDIVTVNLQDVNPPEPVQPAFNGVNEAKQERERIINEALEAYNKIIPQAQGEAEQIMRQAEGYSVNRINRATGEAEKFMAIWQEYNRARDVTRRRMYLETMLEVMPKVKEVYIIDDKQSNLIPLLQMRGIEKGGGQ comes from the coding sequence ATGAGCGGCAACATTCTCGAGCTGCCGAGTTTCGATCGCAGATGGCTGCGCTGGGTTGCGCTCGGGGTTGTTGCCGGTTGGCTTTTGCTAACCTCGTTTTATACCGTAGACGCCGATGAAGTCGGCGTGATTCAACGTTTCGGCAAGTATGTGAGCACGGTCAATCCCGGGCTGCATATGAAAATTCCGTTTGGCATTGAGACGGTTAAGAAGGTCAAAGTACAGCGTGTGCTGAAAGAAGAATTCGGCTTTCGCACCACCGGCACGGGTGTGCGCAGCGAATTTACCACGGCCAACTTAAATTCGGAGGCGCTCATGCTGACCGGCGACCTGAGCTGCGCGCTGGTGGAGTGGATCGTACAATACCGCATCAAGGATCCCCGGGCTTATTTGTTTCATGTGCGCGACATCACCGGCACGATTCGCGACTTGACGGAATCCGCCATGCGCCAGGCGGTGGGCGATCACAGCGTCGATGAGGTTATTATAACCAATCGGCAGGAAATCTCGCGAGAAGTGCATGATCTCTTGCAGCACATGCTGGATACGGTCGAGGCCGGCGTCGATATTGTCACGGTCAATTTGCAGGATGTCAACCCGCCGGAACCGGTACAACCCGCATTCAATGGCGTGAATGAAGCCAAGCAAGAGCGTGAACGCATTATTAATGAGGCGTTGGAAGCCTACAACAAAATCATCCCGCAGGCGCAGGGCGAGGCCGAACAGATTATGCGGCAGGCGGAGGGATATAGCGTGAATCGCATCAACCGCGCCACCGGCGAGGCGGAAAAGTTCATGGCGATCTGGCAGGAATACAATCGCGCCCGCGATGTTACGCGCCGCCGCATGTATTTGGAAACCATGCTGGAGGTTATGCCCAAGGTCAAAGAAGTGTATATCATCGATGACAAGCAGAGCAATCTGATTCCACTGCTGCAAATGCGCGGTATCGAGAAAGGAGGAGGCCAATGA